In the genome of Mangifera indica cultivar Alphonso chromosome 9, CATAS_Mindica_2.1, whole genome shotgun sequence, the window TTAGAAGCAACAAgagaaactaaattttttttcttaattgttCTAGTTgggtatgctttttttttttcttgttaagtGGGTATGCTCGTTTTCTTCATTATGGAAAAACTAATTCTTAGTTTTTTTGTCCATTGAGTTACCACTTGGTATGAAAGCTCAAGCTGATAGGTGAGCTATTGACATAAGTAGTTAAGCTCTAGAATGCTTTCCCTTGGAAggcatataaataaaacaaaaccacAACAATAGCAGCATATgcaacttataatatttttcaacttaaacATGTAATCTTGAAAGTTGACATAAAACTGTAAATATGCAATTGTGACTAAAAGTGAAAGAGAATACAAGAGAACAAGAGTTTTGAGgctaaacatatttaaaatttgaagtaaaTTGAGTGTGTTAACCAATTGCAATGAATTGAACTATTTATTGAAAGAAGCTATTTGTGGTAGTAGGCTATGTCAATGAAAGTTGACAAAAGTAGGCATGTCCCTTTCTCTTTAACATCAAAGAGAGAGTAGTCATTGTAATAGCTTGGCTTGTCATGATTGTGCCAAGTGGGCCAAAATGTTCCTTATACACTCTCATGGCATAATTTTACAAGGGTAGTTGTAAGTTTTGCAAAGTTATTCAACTAGGATGCCTTTGTTTTGATATCATTTCTCAATAGAATTGTTGTTTACATGTTAGTTCCCTATTCCAGTCATCCAGTGTGATGTggattttcatttcttttttggtaaattATGGACCATATGTTCTTAGATATCATGACACATTTTCTCTCCTGTTGTCCTATTGGTATGGAGATAAGTTGTAATCTTTGGAAAATAGCCCTTGAGAAGCAGGGCGATGCTACTGTATTTGACATGTATTTCAGATATGTAGGTCTGGTGTATTACATCAAATGGGTCATCTTTCACATGCAgtcataatttattgttatttgatgtttagaACAAAGTGCTGCAAGTTGTGGTTGCTGCGAATGCCTTTTCAATCTGATAAATTGGATCATTATTGTGGAACTAGCTTTCTTAGCTTATTTTCTTGTCACCCTGATGTCACAATCATAGTACGAATTtaccaaattcaaaatttttaactcagcTGTGGATTGATCAAGCGGGAACATTGGACCTGAAAAGGACATTCCTATTTACTCTGTTAGGGCTGGTGTTAGTGGGTCCCACATTACATTTCTGGTATTCCCTCTGTATAATCTTTTTCTGCTTctgatttgtttttataattacaGAAACTTTCTTGTCTTAGCTATATTTTGGTACTGCAAAAGCACTTCTGATTTCTTTATTATCAATGCAATTCTGGTGATCAGTTTCAAATGCTTCATTTATGAAATAGTCTTGaatgttttcattatatatattattgtagtcatctctttataatttttctgATGCCATTGAGAGCATTGGATGAGAATCGAAACTTTTAGGAACTTATTAGAAGATTGTTTATACATTTCTTGGATtccttttatatttatctagATAACTTGGGTTTTGTTTAGGTATTTGTATCTGAGTAAATTAGTGACATTGCCTGGGGCATCAGGTGCCTTCTTACGCCTTCTACTTGATCAGGTGATCCAAATTTCACTTCGATTTTTCTAGATGCATGATTATATAATCATGATGTTGCTTGATAATTGGTGTTACTTTCTTGATGTATGTCTTTGAATGTGGTGCAAATTTATTGCAGTTCATTTTTTCTCCTATATTCATTGGAGTTTTCTTATCTACTTTGCTAACACTGGAGGGAAGGCCAGGACAAGTTGTAGCCAAACTTGAGCAGGTAGTTAAAAAGCATGGTATTTTTTGTCCTCCTATTTCATACATTCTATTAAGCTTTGAGAGTAGCCCATTTGAAGGATTGTTTatttactagttttttttttttaattaatgctGTCGTACTTTCATTTTGTAGGAGTGGTTTTCTTCTGTTCTTGCTAATTGGCAACTGTGGATACCTTTCCAATTTCTGAACTTTCGCTTTGTACCCCAGCAATTCCAGGTATGAATATCAAAAAGTGTAAAAGAAGTTGTTTGTACAGTAGCATAAGCTTATTTGGCTATAATTTACCCTTGCaatagtaaatttaatttttttgcttgaagatctatttttgttaattgGTTAATGTAAATAAGAGATATTGTTGTATGCTTTAATGACTCAAAATTAGGATATGTCTGGGGATTATATGCTTACCTTTTGTCTTCATTCTTGTAATCGAAGTAAATTTCACTCATTGCACGATCACTTTCAATGGGTGCCCTTTCAGGTGGGTTGTGTCTGGCATTGTGTTCTATGATGCATCTGAATCAACTTATCTATTGACCATACTAAGAAATCCATATTATTCTCTTGTTACGTTTCACTGTTCAGAACTAGCATATCCTTCTGCGTCTCATACATCAGTCGTGTCTTGAttatttgacttttttctttcaatttatgGCATTGATTTCAGGTCCTTGCTGCTAATGTTGTCGCATTAGTTTGGAATGTGATTCTCTCATTTAAAGCTCACAAAGAAGTCCTGCCAAAATAGGTTTGTTTTAGTTTTCATGAAACTTGAAGACTTATATTGTGATCCATGCTGTCTTAACTTTTATCCATTAATTCTGTTTCAGTGGCAAAGTTCAATTATCTTGAAATGCTTGATTTAACTTCTTCCTTTGCTTTGTGATGTATATTTTGACTATGGATTGTTTGGATCTTAATTCATAGTGCCTCACCAAGAACTAACCAAAAAGACCCCCAACCAgacatttttttgttcttgcagttcatctgataagttttttaaagcAATGCTATATGTATCCAGTTTTAAGTATCCAATTGAATACCtagatgatgtgtcataatatgattaggtattgttttctttttaatttaaaatcatttaatcatacgatgacacattatctatatattcaattgaGTATTCAAAACTACGCTCACaagttttatatgtttttttaatgtaatgtGGTAGAAAAAATGCcagcaattattttaatttttggaaaaattataGTATTTCTCTGACTGGACCGGTTCAACTCCATTAATCTAGACTCTCTTGCGGTCTTGCCTTCCTTTTTTAAAGGACATGAAAACTTTATCAAAGTAAACCAAATTTTACTGAGAGATAGACCAGTAGtccacaaaataaaattaaaaaacaggaTAAGGATATCAGAAAGGCCCAATCACTATgtcccacctaaagtttagtTAAATAACTATGCTcaccttaaatttaaaattttaatttatattatagttatCAATGTCATTgctgaatatatatatatacatatagagagagagagagagagagagagagagagagagtctttcctttgaaatgaaataaaagaatgatGCATTGACAAAAGTACCCCTAAAGATAAAGGTATGACGACAGTGCAAATGCAAAAGTGGGGTTTCAGTTAACCACCACATGCACATCCATGACTCCTGACAGTGACACGTCAAGTCAATGGACACGTCATCTCTTTTTGACCCAAAAACACTAGGTCAACAATCTCCctcattttattatctttttataataaaattatctcaaCATATTTTTAacctataattatatattattatataattaattaattttaaattaaaaataaaataatattaaattatataataatatatgatttatatattaaaaatatttttatataatattaatcattttttaaattatgttacagagatattttttataattatcataaaacaCTAAATTTACTCTCATTAATAATCTCGTCTTTTTTCAATTGACAAacgattattattattttcaaataaataaatttaattataaatattttaaaattttaatctagaATATATTCGAGTttatattcaagatttttaatttaataaatgtaaGTCAATGatggaattttttaaaacaataaaaatgtaaaGGAAAGTATCTATAAATAAATGGTGTACATAGGAGCAGTAGAGAGGGTTGAACTGTTGACTACTTTGTGATTACGAGCACGGAGGCAGGGTTTGGTTAACAGTCAACGGAGCTTGTGGACCGTTAGATTCAATCAAAATTGATGGCAGACACGTCGTTGATGAATGATGAATGGATAGAAAGATAAAATGACAAGAACGTACAATCAAGTACAGCCCATCACTTTTGACTACATGGCTAATTCAAACTCTTCGTCATTCCTGAGGTATAAATTTGGAGAAATGGTACGTGAACATAAATTTTGcgtaatttgtatatataaataacatattataatattattaaataattataaattaaaaataaaataatatttaattataaaataatatattatttatatatttaacatataaaatatatatatgtaaaatattatttattttttatgtaatatatatatataattgatttaatattattttatttttaatttaaaatcatttaattatatataacatattatttatatattcaaaattatgtattcataattttattaataaattttatagacATTTAGTTTGACGTAATTTTGATTATTGGAGTaatccataatttattattgacaatgaCAATGGAATGTAACACattatctttaatatttgtCATAATGTTTGGCCCTGTGTTATTATCTAATCTATTGGATATGTGTTACACGCCATTGAGATAGTTCATGAACCCATGTAAACCTTGTGTCACTCTTTGCTTTTTGCGTATTAAATGCCTATGAATGGTCAAAGAAAAGAGGTACCAATGAAATGAGAACAATCACGACTTTGAATAATACatgaaaattaattgaatttacgcatttaatattatcattaacATCCATCATCTCCTCCGATATAGGTTGTTTGATTgaaatattatccattttatCGTCAGAGTCAAAGACGCCCCAAGTCAAAATAGGTTTTTTCCCTCCGCTTGTTAAATCCTCTatgtagggttagattcgagttGAGTTGAGCTCGGCTCACAGCCAGCTTGGGCTCAGTTCGGTTTAGTTTTGGGcggctcgagtttgactcgagctcgatttgaattcaactcagttcggctcgagtttggctcgtttTTAGTTCGACTCATTTTTGACTTGGCTCaactcgtttttcatatcaaaacgacattatttttaatatatatgaatcaaaacgatatcgttttgtataaaaaaaattttaaaaaaaatctaccaaacTAACCTAAGTCAACTCGAGCTTGGTTCAAACTTGATCGAATCGAACAGAACCCAACTCATTTCagactcgaaccgagccgagccctaCCTCTATGGTTAATAAAATCTCTAACATGAGATATTCACGATATCTTTCTCATCAATATCATGATAAGCATTTCTCTATTTACGTTGAAACTTTTATAACCCGTCACTATTTTCTGCATTATATGTACTTGTTAAACATTGATGTCAATCATTAAGCAGATGCAGTTTTCAGTTTTGGGTTAGTTGCACAAAAAGAGGAATGAATTATCCTAGCTATTGTGAAAGGCAAAAAGGCCGTAGAGATAATCAACATcgttatcaatttttatattataattaaggtatttaataaataatattttataattacataCATCTATCTGTTattaatatgtaaatatttatttattaactaaaataatctttcttatatcatgtttttttttaatctcaaatatatatcaCGGTATTACTCTTAATTCTTGTCTATGATTCTACGGATCTAACCAAACCAATATTTGACTCAGtcttgtaataataataatatataattttttaattaaattatttaataaataaaaaaatcttaaaatactcaattatttgaaaatgttCGATTTAACCTTAAATTCCCTAAGTACTGTTTATTTGATTCGCATGGGAGAAAATATACAATACCCCTGAGATGTAAAATGCCCATAAAGCCACCACTCAAggcaaataatattaaattttgataccCTCGTAATCACatataagacaaaataaaaaaaacaccCCCCCTCAAACCGACATGTTAAAGTTCCTTAAAGCCCCGGCATAGTTAAGAAAAGACGTCTCACACATTAGGcattataaactttttaattaagcCCCCTTTGTGTCATGCACATTATTTCAACCAtgcatatttaaaatatacacttcaaattttaaaaatcaaatcaacacaTCTAACAATAATTCACAAACGtcacagaaaagaaaaagtttatatatatataaattaaacaaattttattcttaaattgaattttcgtatttaagtttgaattgtttgaaaccctcaaaattttatttttttaatcatgaaaCCCCATTCAAACTAAATCGTCACATTCAAAACCAAACCAAccatttcaaataaaattatcttcaaTTATAGTAACCAATCCTATAAtcattatctcaaatttaacaattttgcTCTTCTTGCCATAAACCCTTCAAAATTGtacactctcatttttattaatttcccaTTTTACAAAGTCGTTGATTTTACCCAAATTAATAATTCTTGTTAATTACAAGTCAATTGCCCACATCACAACGTAGACATTGTCCACTCCACATTAATCAGCCAGTTAATCTTGAATACGTTACGATAAAGCTTCAATTAATAGATAATTAACAAGTACCATTAATTCTAAAATTCATACACCAAAATTAGAgaaactatattatataaaattaaaccaTCTAAAAGAACCCCCAAAAATATCAACAAACACCCCAAATTTAAATGCACTATCACATCACTTTCCATGACTCCAGCGTTGGGAAGCTAGACAGAGCATCAAAATCGAGCCCAGAGCTCCCACCCTCGCCCATCACTGACGTTTGGAAGTTAAATGGGCCGGACGCCACACCCGACCCGCCTATTGACCCGGATCCCGGAGCCATTACGGCCTGTTGCTGATGATGATCCAGCAAAAACGCTGACGTATCAAGTGTGGGTAAGCACCCTGCAGCATGGCCAACTAGAGATAGTCTGCTACCTGGTCTCTGTGGCTCCGGCTTCAATATTGGAGATACAGCCACTTGGGAGTTCCCGAACCTCACGCCGGTGACCTGTTGCACCATCTGCCGGAAATTCGCCGGATCCGCCGTTATGAACGTGGTTTGAGTCCGTTTCGACGCGCGTGACTTCCGCTTCGAAATCTTCCCGGACAAACCGTTTCTTTGGCGTTTCGGGAGGGAAGTTTCCGGGTCCGAAACGGAAACGTTGGAAACGGTGGGAGTTTCCGGGCTGACAAAA includes:
- the LOC123224854 gene encoding calmodulin-binding protein 25-like; translation: MTSSENLPALSASWTFRDPWFSDVSALETETLTKALQKTFSSSDTTNFNNNNNNNSVVSEAFASDCISPFVSPETPTVSNVSVSDPETSLPKRQRNGLSGKISKRKSRASKRTQTTFITADPANFRQMVQQVTGVRFGNSQVAVSPILKPEPQRPGSRLSLVGHAAGCLPTLDTSAFLLDHHQQQAVMAPGSGSIGGSGVASGPFNFQTSVMGEGGSSGLDFDALSSFPTLESWKVM